A stretch of Desulfobaccales bacterium DNA encodes these proteins:
- a CDS encoding PilZ domain-containing protein, producing the protein MRKKIIPRRAKRYPVRLPVMELNGRPVSDTLLVDVSSLGARLESTTPLAPRNVAEFVVTLPGHNGPMKLSGTVVWMRPLLHAPGRFHLGLQFFAPCWEIDRLAQKGLLTAD; encoded by the coding sequence ATGAGAAAGAAAATTATTCCACGGCGGGCTAAGCGCTACCCCGTGCGGCTGCCGGTGATGGAGCTCAACGGCCGGCCCGTCTCCGACACCCTGTTGGTGGATGTGAGCTCCCTGGGCGCCCGGCTGGAGAGCACCACGCCCCTGGCACCCCGGAATGTGGCGGAATTTGTGGTGACCCTGCCCGGCCACAACGGCCCCATGAAGCTCTCCGGCACGGTGGTGTGGATGCGGCCTCTCCTCCATGCCCCGGGCCGCTTTCACCTGGGATTGCAGTTTTTCGCCCCCTGCTGGGAGATCGACAGACTGGCCCAGAAAGGCCTGCTGACCGCTGATTGA
- a CDS encoding tetrahydrofolate dehydrogenase/cyclohydrolase catalytic domain-containing protein, which produces MAAQLIKGAEVAAQIREELKQEVKELKEKHGVTPGLVTILVGEDPASVSYVTAKQKTAHELDFYSIQDNQPPDITEEALLKLLDKYNKDPKIHGILVQLPLPKHIDTNKVLYAIDPNKDVDAFHPVNVGRILIGNYAFLPCTPAGCQELIVRSYGDPKGKECVVVGRSNIVGKPMVAIMIQKKAGANATVTCVHTGTPQDKLIEHCRRADILVVAAGVPKYVQGDWVKEGACVIDVGVNRIGISEKTGKAILCGDVDFDAVKEKAAFITPVPGGVGPMTITMLMKNTVMAAKLAAGLIKI; this is translated from the coding sequence ATGGCCGCCCAACTGATCAAAGGGGCCGAAGTCGCGGCCCAGATCCGTGAAGAGCTGAAGCAGGAAGTCAAGGAGCTCAAGGAAAAGCATGGCGTCACCCCGGGCTTGGTCACCATCCTGGTGGGCGAGGACCCGGCCTCGGTGAGCTACGTCACCGCCAAGCAGAAGACCGCCCATGAGCTGGACTTTTATTCCATCCAGGACAATCAGCCCCCGGACATCACTGAGGAAGCCCTGCTCAAGCTCCTAGACAAATACAACAAGGACCCCAAGATCCACGGCATCCTGGTGCAGCTGCCGCTGCCCAAGCATATCGACACCAACAAGGTGCTTTATGCCATTGACCCCAACAAGGACGTGGACGCCTTCCATCCGGTGAACGTGGGCCGCATCCTCATCGGCAACTATGCCTTTTTGCCCTGCACCCCGGCGGGCTGCCAGGAGCTCATCGTGCGCTCCTACGGCGATCCCAAGGGCAAGGAGTGCGTGGTGGTGGGCCGCTCCAACATCGTGGGCAAGCCCATGGTGGCCATCATGATCCAGAAGAAGGCCGGCGCCAATGCCACCGTCACCTGCGTCCACACCGGCACCCCCCAGGACAAACTCATTGAGCACTGCCGCCGGGCCGACATCCTGGTGGTGGCCGCGGGCGTGCCCAAATACGTCCAGGGTGACTGGGTCAAGGAAGGGGCCTGCGTCATCGACGTGGGCGTCAACCGCATCGGCATCAGCGAAAAGACCGGCAAGGCCATCCTCTGCGGCGACGTGGACTTCGACGCGGTGAAGGAAAAGGCCGCCTTTATCACCCCGGTGCCCGGCGGGGTGGGCCCCATGACCATCACCATGCTCATGAAGAACACCGTCATGGCCGCCAAGCTGGCCGCCGGCCTCATCAAGATCTGA
- a CDS encoding DUF2283 domain-containing protein: MKITCDPRYNIAYLRLQEKTGEVETIRVSDELNVDIAPDGTIYGIELLNAPVQLFAADQGKLLVINEELGRGQEINLG, from the coding sequence TTGAAAATCACCTGCGATCCCCGCTACAACATCGCTTATCTCCGGTTGCAGGAAAAGACCGGCGAAGTGGAAACTATCCGGGTGAGCGATGAGCTCAATGTGGATATTGCCCCGGACGGCACCATATACGGCATTGAACTCCTAAATGCCCCGGTCCAGCTTTTTGCCGCAGACCAGGGGAAACTGCTGGTGATCAATGAAGAGCTGGGCCGGGGCCAGGAGATCAACCTGGGCTGA
- a CDS encoding magnesium chelatase subunit D family protein, with protein MTPKRPVYPFAALVGQELLKLALILNAVNPRLGGVLIRGEKGTAKSTAARGLAALLPRLPVVAGCPFHCDPEDPAEMCDDCRKRKAAGETLPVRHRPMPVVDLPLGTTEDRLLGTIDLEKAVKTGQRHFEPGILAAAHRGILYVDEVNLLDDHLVDVLLDAAAMGVNVVEREGISFAHPARFILVGTMNPEEGELRPQLLDRFGLCVEVTGLKDYALRMTVVERRLAFEADPEAFATAWEEEQERLRLKILAARERLPRVGYSRDILRLITAICLDQGVDGHRADIFMLKCAQTLAAWHGRERVTPEDVKEAALLVLPHRLRKKPLGEVSLNREKLTETFRKFQDQQESAPEPPGPGPEYEPTGEPAGGQAIGEVFTAPGEPFPVKPLEVLPDREAKGAPGRRTRAQSLDGRGRYVRAGLTPMGPPDLALDATLRAAAPYQVFRDKGNLAVAVAAPDLRFKLKERRVGRHLLFVVDASGSMGADERMAETKAAILSLLTDAYQRRERVGLITFRGETATLALPFTNSIDLAQKHLASLPTGGKTPLPAALALACELIQREKARHPHDAFHLILISDGKANISLAGGNPVAEAKELAARLRELGVQALILDTERYWHEEGCLVALSRILNCRKHTLESLRAAEVVARVSRAWE; from the coding sequence ATGACTCCCAAGCGACCGGTTTATCCTTTTGCGGCGTTGGTGGGCCAGGAGTTGCTCAAGCTGGCCCTCATTCTCAATGCGGTCAATCCCCGGTTGGGCGGGGTGTTGATTCGCGGGGAGAAAGGCACGGCCAAGTCCACTGCGGCCCGGGGCTTGGCGGCGCTGTTGCCTCGGTTGCCGGTGGTGGCGGGCTGTCCTTTCCATTGTGACCCCGAGGACCCGGCGGAGATGTGTGATGACTGCCGGAAGCGAAAGGCCGCCGGCGAGACCCTGCCTGTGCGTCATCGTCCCATGCCGGTGGTGGATCTGCCCTTGGGCACCACCGAGGACCGGCTGCTCGGCACCATTGATTTGGAGAAGGCGGTGAAGACCGGCCAGCGCCATTTTGAGCCGGGGATTCTGGCCGCGGCGCATCGGGGCATCCTCTACGTGGACGAAGTGAACCTGCTGGACGACCACCTGGTGGATGTGCTGTTGGATGCCGCCGCCATGGGGGTGAACGTGGTGGAGCGGGAGGGCATTTCCTTTGCCCATCCGGCCCGTTTCATCCTGGTGGGCACCATGAACCCGGAGGAGGGGGAGCTCCGGCCCCAGCTCCTGGACCGCTTCGGGCTCTGCGTGGAGGTGACGGGCCTCAAGGACTACGCCCTCCGCATGACCGTGGTGGAGCGCCGCTTGGCCTTTGAGGCCGACCCCGAGGCCTTCGCCACCGCCTGGGAGGAGGAGCAGGAGCGCCTGCGCCTGAAGATCCTGGCGGCCCGGGAGCGCCTGCCCCGGGTGGGCTACTCCCGGGACATCCTGCGCCTGATCACCGCCATCTGCCTGGACCAGGGGGTGGACGGCCACCGGGCCGACATCTTTATGCTCAAGTGCGCCCAGACCCTGGCGGCCTGGCACGGCCGGGAGAGGGTGACGCCGGAGGATGTCAAGGAGGCGGCCCTGCTGGTATTGCCGCACCGCCTGCGGAAAAAACCCCTGGGCGAGGTGAGCCTCAATAGGGAGAAGCTCACGGAGACTTTCCGGAAATTCCAGGACCAACAGGAGTCTGCCCCCGAGCCGCCGGGGCCGGGGCCGGAGTATGAGCCCACGGGCGAGCCTGCGGGCGGCCAGGCCATCGGCGAGGTGTTCACCGCGCCGGGGGAGCCCTTCCCGGTGAAGCCCCTGGAGGTGCTGCCGGACCGGGAGGCCAAGGGCGCCCCGGGGCGCCGCACCCGGGCCCAGAGCCTGGACGGCCGGGGTCGCTATGTGCGGGCGGGGCTCACACCTATGGGCCCCCCGGACCTGGCCCTGGATGCGACGCTTAGGGCCGCGGCCCCCTACCAGGTCTTCCGGGACAAGGGCAACCTGGCGGTGGCGGTGGCGGCGCCGGATCTGCGCTTCAAGCTCAAGGAACGGCGGGTGGGACGCCATCTCCTCTTTGTGGTGGACGCCTCCGGCTCCATGGGCGCGGACGAGCGCATGGCCGAGACCAAGGCCGCCATCCTGTCGCTGTTGACCGACGCCTACCAGCGCCGGGAGCGGGTGGGGCTCATCACCTTCCGGGGGGAGACGGCCACCTTGGCCTTGCCCTTCACCAACAGCATCGACCTGGCCCAGAAGCACCTGGCGAGCCTCCCCACCGGCGGCAAAACCCCCCTTCCCGCCGCCCTGGCCCTGGCCTGCGAGCTCATCCAGCGGGAGAAGGCCCGCCACCCCCACGACGCCTTCCACCTCATCCTCATCAGCGACGGCAAGGCCAACATCAGTCTGGCGGGGGGCAACCCGGTGGCCGAAGCCAAGGAGCTGGCGGCCCGCCTCCGGGAGCTGGGGGTGCAGGCCCTGATCCTGGACACCGAGCGCTACTGGCACGAGGAGGGGTGCCTGGTGGCCTTAAGCCGCATCCTCAACTGCCGCAAGCACACCCTGGAGAGCCTCCGGGCCGCGGAGGTGGTGGCCCGGGTGAGCCGGGCCTGGGAGTGA
- the purF gene encoding amidophosphoribosyltransferase: MTSPDFCETLPPGPHAARPREKCGVFGIFGHPEAARLTYFGLYALQHRGQESCGIVAGDGCRVSSHRGLGLVPEVFQKDILEKLTGHLAIGHVRYSTTGSTLLINAQPFIVQHGGQTIAIAHNGTLTNARQIRRRLEEAGSIFQSSMDTEVIVHLMARHHNKGLVEALAAALTEVKGSYSLVLATADKVLAARDPRGFRPLCLGALNGSWVVASETCALDLVQADYFREVEPGEIVVMDAKGLHSYHPFPPQPHKYCIFEFIYFARPDSRIFGKSVYKVRKRLGACLAREHPVEGDLVMPFPDSGTYAALGFADVMDMPFEMGVIRNHYVGRTFIQPSQSMRDFAVRIKLNPVREILKDKRVVVVEDSIIRGTTTRSRVKSLREAGAKEVILLVSCPPHRFPCYYGIDFSSKGELIAAHQNVNQIRDYLGLDYLGYLSVEAMVEATELPPHNFCLACFTGDYAEPLEEDFSKTCFEDDICAPGKEEPPSGGGG; the protein is encoded by the coding sequence ATGACTTCCCCGGATTTCTGCGAGACCCTGCCCCCGGGCCCGCATGCGGCGCGGCCCCGGGAAAAATGCGGCGTTTTCGGCATCTTCGGCCACCCGGAGGCGGCCCGCCTCACCTACTTCGGCCTCTACGCCCTGCAGCACCGGGGCCAGGAGTCCTGCGGCATCGTGGCCGGGGACGGCTGCCGGGTGAGCTCCCACCGCGGCCTGGGGCTGGTGCCGGAAGTCTTTCAAAAGGACATTCTGGAAAAACTCACCGGACACCTGGCCATCGGCCATGTGCGTTATTCCACCACCGGCTCCACCCTGCTCATCAACGCCCAGCCCTTCATCGTCCAGCACGGCGGCCAGACCATCGCCATCGCCCACAACGGCACCCTCACCAACGCCCGCCAGATCCGGCGGCGCCTGGAGGAGGCCGGCTCCATCTTCCAGTCCTCCATGGACACCGAGGTCATCGTCCACCTCATGGCCCGCCACCACAACAAGGGCCTGGTGGAGGCCCTGGCCGCGGCCCTAACGGAGGTGAAAGGCTCCTATTCCCTGGTCTTGGCCACCGCCGACAAGGTCCTGGCTGCCCGAGACCCCCGGGGCTTTCGCCCCTTATGCCTCGGGGCCTTGAACGGCTCCTGGGTGGTGGCCTCGGAGACCTGCGCCCTGGACCTGGTGCAGGCCGACTACTTCCGGGAGGTGGAGCCCGGCGAGATTGTGGTGATGGACGCCAAGGGGCTGCACTCGTACCACCCCTTCCCGCCCCAGCCCCACAAGTACTGCATCTTCGAGTTTATTTATTTTGCCCGGCCCGACAGCCGCATCTTCGGCAAAAGTGTCTATAAGGTCAGGAAACGCCTGGGGGCCTGCCTGGCCCGGGAGCACCCGGTGGAAGGCGACCTGGTGATGCCTTTTCCCGACTCCGGCACCTACGCCGCCCTGGGCTTCGCCGACGTCATGGACATGCCCTTTGAGATGGGGGTGATCCGCAACCACTACGTGGGCCGCACCTTCATCCAGCCCAGCCAGTCCATGCGGGACTTTGCCGTGCGCATCAAGCTCAATCCGGTGCGGGAGATCCTCAAGGACAAACGGGTCGTGGTGGTGGAGGACTCCATCATCCGGGGCACCACCACCCGCTCCCGGGTGAAATCCCTGCGGGAAGCCGGCGCCAAGGAAGTCATCCTCCTGGTCTCCTGCCCGCCGCACCGCTTCCCCTGCTACTACGGCATCGATTTCTCCTCCAAGGGCGAGCTCATCGCCGCCCACCAGAACGTCAACCAGATCCGGGACTACCTGGGCCTGGATTACCTGGGATACCTGTCCGTGGAGGCCATGGTGGAAGCCACGGAACTCCCGCCCCACAACTTCTGCCTGGCCTGCTTCACCGGCGACTACGCCGAACCCCTGGAGGAAGACTTCTCCAAAACCTGCTTCGAAGACGATATCTGCGCCCCGGGCAAGGAGGAGCCGCCTTCGGGGGGCGGCGGGTAA
- a CDS encoding hydrogenase small subunit — MQDRLKSLPQSFGVLTRRDFLKFCAVAAAGMGLPMSAGIRMAEAVAESMKKPPVIWISGQECTGCTESLLRTTHPTVEKLILDLISLDYHETLSTPSGELAEAAKKKSLQDNRGKFILVVEGSIPTKDGGIYCQIGGKPVLQILQEVAPQAMAHVAIGSCAAWGGIPSAGPNPTGAVGAAEALGGRYAFINIPGCPPNPYNFLSTVLYLLTFKKAPELDEQGRPKFAYRRLIHEGCERRAHFDAGRFALEFGDEGHRRGWCLYKLGCKGPETFNNCPSQLFGDVGPRSWPVGTGAPCFGCSEKQVAFTKPIPEMASLKYFTPGGIPLEDVRKGGGELRVTPPVAFAPIETPRGHGVSAGAAALAGAAVGVVVGAAAAMAVKLGREKASQEGGGED, encoded by the coding sequence ATGCAAGACCGTCTGAAGTCCTTGCCCCAGAGCTTTGGGGTTCTGACTCGCCGGGACTTCCTCAAGTTCTGTGCCGTGGCCGCAGCCGGCATGGGGCTGCCCATGAGCGCCGGCATCCGCATGGCCGAAGCGGTGGCCGAAAGCATGAAGAAGCCGCCGGTCATCTGGATCTCCGGCCAGGAGTGCACCGGCTGCACCGAATCTCTCCTGCGAACCACCCACCCCACGGTGGAAAAACTCATCTTGGACCTCATCTCCCTGGATTACCACGAAACCCTGAGCACCCCCAGCGGCGAGCTGGCGGAGGCCGCCAAGAAGAAATCCCTGCAGGACAACCGGGGTAAATTCATCCTGGTGGTGGAAGGCTCCATCCCCACCAAGGATGGCGGCATCTACTGCCAGATCGGCGGCAAGCCGGTGCTGCAGATCCTGCAGGAGGTGGCGCCCCAGGCCATGGCCCATGTGGCCATCGGCTCCTGCGCCGCTTGGGGGGGCATCCCCTCCGCCGGCCCCAATCCCACGGGTGCGGTGGGGGCGGCGGAGGCCCTGGGGGGCAGATACGCCTTCATCAATATCCCCGGCTGTCCGCCCAACCCGTATAATTTTCTCTCCACCGTGCTTTATCTCCTCACCTTCAAGAAGGCCCCGGAGCTGGACGAGCAGGGGCGGCCCAAGTTCGCCTATCGCCGCCTCATCCATGAAGGGTGCGAGCGGCGGGCCCACTTCGACGCCGGCCGCTTTGCCCTGGAGTTCGGGGACGAGGGCCACCGCCGGGGCTGGTGCCTCTACAAGCTGGGCTGCAAGGGGCCGGAGACCTTCAACAACTGCCCCTCCCAGCTCTTCGGGGATGTGGGCCCCCGCAGCTGGCCGGTGGGCACCGGCGCCCCCTGCTTCGGCTGTTCGGAAAAGCAGGTGGCCTTCACCAAGCCCATCCCGGAGATGGCCAGCCTCAAGTATTTCACCCCCGGCGGCATCCCGCTGGAGGATGTGCGCAAGGGGGGCGGGGAACTCAGGGTGACGCCGCCGGTGGCCTTTGCGCCCATTGAGACGCCCCGGGGGCACGGGGTGAGCGCCGGGGCCGCGGCCTTGGCCGGCGCCGCCGTGGGCGTGGTGGTGGGGGCCGCCGCCGCCATGGCCGTCAAGCTGGGGCGGGAGAAGGCCTCCCAGGAAGGCGGCGGGGAGGACTGA
- the hybA gene encoding hydrogenase 2 operon protein HybA, with translation MAVSRRQFLKLAAGAGLCAGAGLSPQVARARPPVPRLPEAVGILYDATLCIGCKACMSACKEFNGLPPEHTDPRAIWDDPLDLSAKTVNIVKLYTHGTGLAKDREQDGYSYIRRFCMHCVDPACTSACPVGALHKDPRTGVVKYNPDVCIGCRYCQIACPYNIPKFQWDSPFPRIVKCQMCDHLQARGSYPACCRFCPTGASLFGEVRELLKEARRRLALKEGEPTWFPLRRVDSGSHTFRSAPAYLPHIYGEKDGGGAQVLMLANVPFTKLGLPVLGEDSIASHSETVYHALYKGMLLPYLVLSGLVYLVYRHTSKKDLP, from the coding sequence ATGGCTGTGAGCCGCCGCCAGTTTCTGAAGTTGGCCGCCGGCGCGGGGCTGTGTGCCGGTGCCGGCCTCAGTCCCCAGGTGGCCCGGGCCCGGCCGCCGGTCCCCCGCCTGCCGGAGGCTGTGGGCATCCTCTATGACGCCACCCTGTGCATCGGCTGCAAGGCCTGCATGTCCGCCTGCAAGGAATTCAACGGCCTGCCGCCGGAGCATACCGATCCCCGGGCCATCTGGGATGACCCCCTGGACCTGTCCGCCAAGACCGTCAACATCGTCAAACTCTACACCCACGGCACCGGCCTGGCCAAGGACCGGGAGCAGGACGGCTACTCCTACATCCGGCGCTTCTGCATGCACTGCGTGGACCCGGCCTGCACCTCCGCCTGTCCGGTGGGGGCGCTGCATAAGGATCCCCGTACCGGCGTCGTCAAGTACAACCCCGACGTCTGCATCGGCTGCCGTTACTGCCAGATCGCCTGTCCCTACAACATCCCCAAATTTCAGTGGGATTCGCCCTTCCCCCGCATCGTCAAGTGCCAGATGTGCGATCACCTTCAGGCCCGGGGGAGTTACCCTGCCTGCTGCCGCTTCTGTCCCACCGGAGCCTCTCTCTTCGGAGAGGTGCGGGAGCTCCTGAAGGAGGCCCGGCGCCGCCTGGCCCTGAAGGAAGGGGAACCCACCTGGTTCCCGTTGCGGCGGGTGGACTCCGGTTCCCACACCTTCCGGTCCGCCCCGGCCTACCTCCCCCATATCTATGGCGAAAAGGACGGCGGCGGCGCCCAGGTCCTCATGCTGGCCAACGTGCCCTTCACCAAGCTGGGCCTGCCGGTTCTGGGGGAGGACTCCATCGCCAGCCACTCGGAGACCGTCTACCATGCCCTCTACAAGGGCATGCTTCTGCCCTACCTCGTCTTGAGCGGCTTGGTCTATCTGGTGTATCGCCACACCAGCAAGAAAGACCTGCCTTGA
- the hybB gene encoding Ni/Fe-hydrogenase cytochrome b subunit, protein MAAEYVPLRTKVVTKPFLVLAALALTGLFLIGYRYLAGLGAVTNLNDGYPWGLWIAYDVLVGTALGCGGYAMAILVYVFNRWEYHPLVRSAVLTSVLGYTLAAVAIFIDIGRYWNGYKLFLPWQVNLSSVLVEVALCIGAYVVVLWIEFLPTLLEKHREHPQAAVWLRRLNHALPVIAAVGILLPTMHQSSLGTLMVIAGGKLSPLWQTYLLPLFFLLSALAMGFAVTAVESIASSYFFGRPYETPMLAKLARVTAGVVAAYLVLRLADLLYRGAPVLSSGFLTGMFFLENLLYLVPLIFLVSPAAARDLRVIFLAGVALLLAGALYRFNVFLVGFSPGPGWRYFPAVPEIFITLGLISLELMAYLYFVKRYPVLPAEHG, encoded by the coding sequence ATGGCGGCAGAATACGTCCCTCTGCGAACCAAGGTTGTCACCAAGCCCTTCCTGGTGCTGGCCGCCCTGGCCCTCACCGGCCTCTTCCTCATCGGCTATCGCTACCTGGCGGGCCTGGGCGCGGTGACCAACTTAAACGACGGCTACCCCTGGGGCCTCTGGATCGCCTATGACGTGCTGGTGGGCACCGCCCTGGGGTGCGGCGGCTACGCCATGGCCATCCTGGTCTATGTCTTCAACCGCTGGGAATATCACCCCCTGGTGCGCTCCGCGGTGCTCACCAGCGTTTTGGGCTACACCCTGGCGGCGGTGGCCATCTTCATTGACATCGGCCGTTACTGGAACGGCTACAAACTCTTTCTCCCCTGGCAGGTGAACCTGAGCTCGGTGCTGGTGGAGGTGGCCCTGTGCATCGGCGCCTACGTGGTGGTGCTGTGGATTGAATTTCTCCCCACCCTGCTGGAGAAGCACCGGGAGCATCCCCAGGCGGCGGTGTGGCTTAGGCGCCTGAACCACGCTCTCCCGGTCATCGCCGCAGTGGGCATCCTCCTGCCCACCATGCACCAGTCCTCCCTGGGCACCCTCATGGTCATCGCCGGGGGCAAGCTCTCCCCCTTGTGGCAGACGTATCTTTTGCCCCTGTTCTTTCTCCTGTCGGCCCTGGCCATGGGCTTCGCCGTCACCGCGGTGGAATCCATCGCCTCCTCCTACTTTTTCGGGCGGCCCTATGAGACCCCCATGCTGGCCAAGCTGGCCCGGGTGACCGCCGGGGTGGTGGCGGCCTATCTGGTGCTCCGCCTGGCGGACCTCCTCTACCGCGGGGCGCCGGTGCTCTCCAGCGGCTTTCTGACTGGCATGTTCTTCCTGGAGAACCTGCTGTATCTCGTGCCCCTCATCTTCCTGGTGAGCCCCGCCGCGGCCCGAGACCTCCGGGTCATCTTCCTGGCCGGGGTGGCGCTCTTGCTGGCCGGGGCCCTCTATCGCTTCAACGTCTTCCTGGTGGGCTTCAGCCCCGGTCCGGGGTGGC